In candidate division WOR-3 bacterium, the genomic stretch TAAACTTCGCTAAACCCTTCTTCTCCAAAGCCTTGGTAATCGCCGCCGTTAACGCCGTCTTACCATGATCAACATGCCCAATCGTCCCAATGTTGACATGCGGCTTTGTCCGATCAAACTTCTCTTTCGCCATATAAATCCTCCTTGACCATCCTTTTTCAGTTAAGTTAAATAAATAAATTAAGTAAACATCTATTATATATAAAATTAAATGTTTGTCAATAGTCAATTTCGACTATTGAAGGTATCGTTATACCTGGTTGTAGGTTGTAAGAGGCAGCCGAATAATAATTCCGTCACCAGCGAAATTACAGTTTATTATATTCGAAAGCAAAAGGATGTCAAGTGAATAGTCACCGATATTCTATTCGGTCTTCACCAGAGTCTTCGACGTCTCAGTTTTATGAAGAGATACAGACCGATGATTATGATGATAACCGGCCAGTCACGATAAAACGAGAATATCGTGATGCCGTGATTGGATGCCCATATCCAGGCACCGATGAAAATCAAGAACAGGGCAAACCACATACTGCAACCCATAGAACCTCCTTATGTTCCTTTTCTTCCTTTTTCTTGTTTGATCACTATATCACCGCGGTCGTTCTTTATCCTGATCCTCGCACCTTTATTATTGATTATTCCTTTGAGAGTGGTCGCTGTTCTTTTTTCCTTTAACAGATTGAATTCGCAGTCAATCCCACCGTGTTTCGCTTCAAGCTCGATCTCCGCTTCGACCGCGTCAGCGAGTCTCAGGGTGATGTCACTCTTTTTTGTTTTTATATCGATATTCTCGAGATGCCTGTATTCGATGTCGACATCTCCCGCCACCAGTTCTCCTGTAAAACTGCCTGACAGATTAGAGCCATGGATATCAGCGGCGACAGAGGTGAGTTTGATTTCACCGCTGATGTCGCGGATGGTGATGTCTCCGGAGACACCTTTTATCGACAGGTCAATCGTATGGGGAACGGCGATTTCTATGTCGCCGGTTATTGCTTTGACTTCGAGTGTATCTTCATCCTCTTTGATCTTTACAAAACCGTCTTTTTGAATTGTAATGTTGTTTTCCTCGCCGCCATGGATCTGCAGATCGCCGCTGATACCTTTGAATTTTATTCTTCTTTTTCTGGAAAAAGCGAGTGTTCGGTCTGCTGTTCCATGTTCAAAAGACCCGTTTATCTTTGAAGTGATTATATCGGGGATCCATTCGAATACACTGAATATTTTATGGCGGCGTCTGCTGGTGTGCGGATGGGAAAAGGTCAATGCCTCAAGAAGGCGTGCTGCTTCGTCTGCATTGATCTTGCCCTGTTCGAGAAGTTTTAAGATCCTCAAGCGTTCATTCAATGTAGACCTCCACACATTCATCCTTCTCTTCGTCGTCAACCTCCACTAAGGTGAATCTGCCGCCCTCGCTGATTTCTTCGACTATCTTATCAATCATTTCAGGAGTGAATTCATCCCAGGAGATCTCCCTGCCGTGGATATTCACTTTACTGCCCTCGGGTATCACTCCTTTGAATGCAGCGCCGATCTTTGAAGCGAGCTTCAGAACACTCAGTGGAATATCGACCTTTACTTTTGTCTTTTCTTTTCCTTTATCAAAGACCCGCACCCGTAAAAAACGGCCTTTTCCTTTTGAGGTTTTCAGGGCACTCAATAGTCGGTCCGCTTCCTCAGGAGTGACTTTTCCCTCAGCGACCATCTTCAAAATTTTTTTCTGTTCTTCAGACATAGAGCCTCCTTTACTTTTTCCCTATGATATACTTCACCAGTTCAAATAGTCCGATTATAATCAGCAGTACAGGCCAATCCCGCTGCCAGGCGATATGCAGGATTCTTAGATTGCTGAGCCAGATTAATAGGCCCACGATAATCAGAAAAAGACCGCCGAAAATTCGGGAAAGATAGTATTTCATCTCTTCCTCCTCTGTTTCAGAATCGCCACAGCTTCATCCACGGAGATCTCACCCTGTGCCAGTGCTTCAATAGGGTCCTTTTTCGTACTGGTTGGAGAAAGCCCGAGGTCTTTGAGCAGATTTTCAATCTTTGTCTTTATGGTCGGATACGAGATGCCGAGGATCTTTTCGATTTCAGTGATTTTACCCTGGCTGCGCAGGAATATAATCAGGAATTCATACTGGTCTTCTGACAACCGGCAGAATTTGCACGGTGAAAAGTCTTTCTTGACCCTGAGATCACATTTCGGACATTTTAATTCACTGATGATCATGTCTTCGTGACAAGACGGACACTTCAAAATTTTTAATTTCATAATATATTATAATAAAAATTTTTAATTTGTCAAGGGGTAAAAATGAATTTTTTTTAAATTTACGGATAGATTCGATCGAGCATTCTGGGAAATGGGATGGTTTCTCTGACATGTTTTATTCCGCAGATCCAGGCAATGGTCCTTTCTAAACCGAGGCCGAATCCACCATGGGGGCAGGTGCCGTATTTTCTCAGATCAAGGTACCATTGAAAGGCCTTTTCAGGAAGATTATGTTCTTTTATGCTCTTTAACAGGGTGTCATAATCGTCTTCACGCTGGCCTCCGCCCACCAGTTCTCCAGAACCTTCAGGCCCGATCATATCAACTCCCAGTACCAGGGATGGATCGTCGGGATCGCGTTTCATATAGAATGCCTTGATCGCTGCGGGAAAGCGATGGACAAAGACCGGTTTGTCGAAATTTTCCGAAATGAACGCCTCATGGGGTGCACCGAAATCTTCACCGTATTTGAACTCTTTATCTTTTTTCTGAATTATTGAAACCGCCTCTTTGTAAGAGATCCTGGGAAATGGTTTCTTTATCTGAGCCAATATAGATATATCCCTTTCCAGTATTTTTAATTCCGCCTCTCTGTTTTTGAGCACTGATTCCACCATATAGACAATCATATCCTCGATCAGTTCCATGATGCCGTCGAGGTCGATATAAGCAATCTCCGGTTCGAGCATCCAGAATTCAGTAAGATGTTTGCGGGTCTTTGATTTTTCGGCGCGGAATGTGGGACCGAAACAGTAAACCCTGCCGAGGGCCGCCGCGGTTGCTTCATTATAAAGCTGGCCGCTCTGGCTCAGGTATGCTTTCTGTTCATAATAATCAACCTCAAAGAGGGTTGTTGTGCCTTCACATGCAGCGGGTGTAAGGATGGGGCAGTCGGCGCAGATGAATCCACGTTCGTCCAGGAATCTTCTTAACGAGCTTATTATTTCGTGCCTTATCCGCATGATGGCGTTCTGTTTTTTCGAGCGCAGCCAGAGATGGCGGATCGGCAAAAGGAACTCAATCGAATGTTCTTTCGGTGTTATCGGATAGTCAGAGGTTTTTTGAATGATCCGGAGGTCCTGAGCAATGATTTCATAGCCGCCTGGAGCTCTTTTCTCTTTTTTGACGATGCCCTTCAGAATTACAGATGATTCCTGTGTGATTCTGTCCGCGGCTTCAAACACCTCTTCCTTGGTTTCGCCTTTGGCGATGACCGATTGGATGATCCCCGTGCCGTCGCGCACCAGAATGAAACGAACTTTTCCGCTTGAACGTTTGTTATATAGCCATCCCTTGATGACCACTTCTTTCCCTTCATACCGTCCGATATCTTCGATATAGACATGCATAGTTTACTATATTCTTTTTTTAAATGAAGTCAAGCCTCGAAGATGATATTAGGTATCTCTGTTTTTACGGCCCCTCTTGATATAATATTCTTATGTAGTTCTAATGGCTGAGATATATGGATGTGGTTTTTAAGTTAAAAGAGGCGAAGACGCCGATGCCGCCTTCTATTCCGCTTTGCAGAAGACTGTCCTGGAGCGGTTCAAAGCGGCTGTATTCAAAATAATTCTCGTCGCACGCCATTAATTGCAGGGTGTAATAACCCTCCGGAAGATTTTGAATCTGGATGGGCATAGGAATACGGATTACGGTATCGGATGTGTCGGGGGTGTGCCAGAATGGAATGTTGTAGTTATCATTGATGAAATAGCCGTAGTAATAAGGTGCTCCAGTGCTTTTTGTGATGGTGATCGTGTCGGATATTTTAAAAGTATCACCGGGTTCAGGAAAGATGATCTGGAAATTCCCCGGGATCCTTGTCGTACCGAAGACCGTATCATAATCAGGATGAATTACCGTGAGGGTATAGGTTGATTCCGGATAAATGAATTTGTCATAACTTTTATAAAGGCTGTCGATAAGGACTAAAGTATCCTGCGGTCCACCGCCGTCCAGTAAGACAAGGGCGTCATCGACATAGCGGGAGCTCGGTTCATCCATAAGATAACTGCGGTCGACGAACACCTCGGAGTAGAATCTCCCTCCCTGTAGAAAAGAGTAGATATTCAGCTGGGGTTGATACAGCTGAGATTCCTCTTCTGAACAGGCGGCGTTCAATAATATGATCGACAACAGATATAGAAGTATTTTGATGTTCTTCATCTTAAAACCTCATATTCATGCCGATACTGGGTATTGGTATAGGCAGCAGAATATAGGCCGTTTTACGGGGCGGGTCTTTATCATAATCCCAGGTGTAAAAGAGGACGTTTTCCCGGTCGTAGAGGTTAATCACATCAATGAACCAGGAGCCGTTTTTACCGAACAGCTTAAAGTCTTTTTCAAAATGCAGATCAAGACGATGGCTTACAGGCAGACGCCGGGCGTCCCGTGGTCCCCGGATAATCAGCCACTCGACCGATTCTTCCTGCTCGAGGTAATCATAAGAACGGTAACGATATCTCGCGAGGTCTTCGGCATAGGGCAGGCCGCTTCCCAGATACCAGCGGAGGTCGAGCGCGCCGCCGCTTATGACGGGAAGTTTTCCCGGAACAGTGAATCCGATAACAATATTCAAATTGTGGCGGCGGTCATAGCGCGGGGCGTAATAGCGGTCGCCGAGTTTTCGGCGGGTGTAGCCGAATGAATAACTGAACCAGCCGAATACGGATTTATAAGTCTTCTTGAAGAAGAGATCCACCCCGAAGGCATAACCTCTGCTGACCGCCAAACTTTCCGCAGGCCTGCTGAAGAGCATTTCACTGCTCGGCGGGATGAGTAGGTTGTAGTATCGTTTGTAGTATGGTTCAATCGTAAAGTGGGTGTTTTCGTCGAGCCAGTTTTCATAACCCACGATTATGTGATATGCATTGGGCAGGGCATGAAGTGTGTCGACGAGGCGCCAGAAGTCGAAGATTGAAAAATATGATTCCTGACTGTTGATCGTGATTAAAAATTGGCTGTATTTGCCCCAAGCCAGGTTCAGGGCCTGGCTCGGAGAGAGGTGGTATTTTATACCGAGGCGCGGATCAAGGCTCAGCTTTTTTCTTGATGTGGTATAGACCGCCCTCAAACCGTTCTGTAAAGACAAAAGATGTGGAATGATCGACCACTTGTCCTGCAGGTACAGGCTGTAGAGATATGTCTTTTCCTTTTTTTCGAGGATATGGTGTTCAGTCCGCTCCAGATTATATTCGATACTGAGGTGTTTGATGTCGATACCCCAGTCCATATTGTGGGATTGATTGATAAAATAGTTGAAATCACTCTTTATCGTATGGTCGATTATCTCTTCGTAAAAATGGAGATTGTTTGTGGTATCGCTGTAATCTTCATACCGGAAATGGGTGAAAAAATTACTCCACGATCCCTGTAATTCTCCATAGAGATTATGGTTGAAGATGCGACGCCAGCGCAGTGAAGTTCCGCGGTTTCCCCAGTTGAGTTCGATCTTCTCGTTTGCGCTGTCTTCGTCGAAATTCTCGAATGAGACGACATCAGAACCACCCAGACCGGCGAGCGTGAATCGGTCATTCATCGTCGGGTTGAAGTTCACTTTTGCGATACCATCGTAAAAATAATAAGGTAGAGAAATCGTGTCGCCGGTTATCTTCGAATATGCCCAGACCAGACCGTCGAAGTATGTTCGACGGCCGCTTACAAGAAAAGAGCCTTTTGGAATAGGCCCTTCGACCAGCGCTTTGGAAGTAATCAGTCCGAGACTGAACTTTCCGCTGTATTTTTTTGTATTTCCTTCTTTCGTCGTTATATTCAGGACCGATGATAAACGATTGCCGAAACGCGCCGGATAACCGCCGGCATAGAGTTCAGCATCCCCCACGGCGTCGGGGTTAAAGGTGGAAAAGAGTCCGAAGAGGTGGGTCGACGGATTATAGACCGTGATGCCGTCGAGTAAAACAAGATTTTCATCCGGGCTCCCTCCCCGTACATAAAGTTTATTGGAGAGATCGTGCATCGCCACAATACCGGGCATCAACTGCAGAATTTTTATCAAATCTTTTTCAAACAGTCCCGGTACTGATTT encodes the following:
- a CDS encoding DUF2089 domain-containing protein, whose amino-acid sequence is MKLKILKCPSCHEDMIISELKCPKCDLRVKKDFSPCKFCRLSEDQYEFLIIFLRSQGKITEIEKILGISYPTIKTKIENLLKDLGLSPTSTKKDPIEALAQGEISVDEAVAILKQRRKR
- a CDS encoding asparagine--tRNA ligase translates to MHVYIEDIGRYEGKEVVIKGWLYNKRSSGKVRFILVRDGTGIIQSVIAKGETKEEVFEAADRITQESSVILKGIVKKEKRAPGGYEIIAQDLRIIQKTSDYPITPKEHSIEFLLPIRHLWLRSKKQNAIMRIRHEIISSLRRFLDERGFICADCPILTPAACEGTTTLFEVDYYEQKAYLSQSGQLYNEATAAALGRVYCFGPTFRAEKSKTRKHLTEFWMLEPEIAYIDLDGIMELIEDMIVYMVESVLKNREAELKILERDISILAQIKKPFPRISYKEAVSIIQKKDKEFKYGEDFGAPHEAFISENFDKPVFVHRFPAAIKAFYMKRDPDDPSLVLGVDMIGPEGSGELVGGGQREDDYDTLLKSIKEHNLPEKAFQWYLDLRKYGTCPHGGFGLGLERTIAWICGIKHVRETIPFPRMLDRIYP
- a CDS encoding DUF4249 family protein translates to MKNIKILLYLLSIILLNAACSEEESQLYQPQLNIYSFLQGGRFYSEVFVDRSYLMDEPSSRYVDDALVLLDGGGPQDTLVLIDSLYKSYDKFIYPESTYTLTVIHPDYDTVFGTTRIPGNFQIIFPEPGDTFKISDTITITKSTGAPYYYGYFINDNYNIPFWHTPDTSDTVIRIPMPIQIQNLPEGYYTLQLMACDENYFEYSRFEPLQDSLLQSGIEGGIGVFASFNLKTTSIYLSH
- the tuf gene encoding elongation factor Tu (EF-Tu; promotes GTP-dependent binding of aminoacyl-tRNA to the A-site of ribosomes during protein biosynthesis; when the tRNA anticodon matches the mRNA codon, GTP hydrolysis results; the inactive EF-Tu-GDP leaves the ribosome and release of GDP is promoted by elongation factor Ts; many prokaryotes have two copies of the gene encoding EF-Tu); this translates as MAKEKFDRTKPHVNIGTIGHVDHGKTALTAAITKALEKKGLAKFISYDEVAKASESQGRRDETKILTIAIAHIEYETEKRHYAHID
- a CDS encoding TonB-dependent receptor: MLFLLFLLSGYGTGSLSGFVTDATNGEKLAYANLYLEDTELGSASNEKGYFVIHDVPSGEYTLICSYIGYQDKRIPVHLEKGEHQRINIELTPLILEMPEVSVSAQRSRFEQEVEVSHITFTTREIKSVPGLFEKDLIKILQLMPGIVAMHDLSNKLYVRGGSPDENLVLLDGITVYNPSTHLFGLFSTFNPDAVGDAELYAGGYPARFGNRLSSVLNITTKEGNTKKYSGKFSLGLITSKALVEGPIPKGSFLVSGRRTYFDGLVWAYSKITGDTISLPYYFYDGIAKVNFNPTMNDRFTLAGLGGSDVVSFENFDEDSANEKIELNWGNRGTSLRWRRIFNHNLYGELQGSWSNFFTHFRYEDYSDTTNNLHFYEEIIDHTIKSDFNYFINQSHNMDWGIDIKHLSIEYNLERTEHHILEKKEKTYLYSLYLQDKWSIIPHLLSLQNGLRAVYTTSRKKLSLDPRLGIKYHLSPSQALNLAWGKYSQFLITINSQESYFSIFDFWRLVDTLHALPNAYHIIVGYENWLDENTHFTIEPYYKRYYNLLIPPSSEMLFSRPAESLAVSRGYAFGVDLFFKKTYKSVFGWFSYSFGYTRRKLGDRYYAPRYDRRHNLNIVIGFTVPGKLPVISGGALDLRWYLGSGLPYAEDLARYRYRSYDYLEQEESVEWLIIRGPRDARRLPVSHRLDLHFEKDFKLFGKNGSWFIDVINLYDRENVLFYTWDYDKDPPRKTAYILLPIPIPSIGMNMRF